One Malania oleifera isolate guangnan ecotype guangnan chromosome 10, ASM2987363v1, whole genome shotgun sequence genomic region harbors:
- the LOC131166175 gene encoding probable purine permease 11 isoform X2 — MTSKLPLAGLKRWQWWVLVALNIFFLIAGQSAAVLLGRFYYDQGGNSKWMSTLVQTAAFPILFIPLFRLSPSHEPSTISASPSIVTLTIIYFLLGVLIAADNMLYSVGLLYLSASTYSLVCATQLAFNAVFSFFINKQMFTSLILNSVVLLSLSASLIAVNDDSGEPSGASKLKYAIGFICTLGASAMYSLLLSVMQLTFQKVLKKETFSVVLEMQIYTSVVATCASVVGLFASGEWKTLSGEMVSFGKGSVSYVMTLVWTAVAWQICSVGVVGLIFTVSSLFSNVISTVALALVPIASLIVFHDQMNGVKVIAMLLALWGFASYIYQNYLDDCEARRTIVNANETLNDSSV; from the coding sequence ATGACTAGCAAGTTACCATTGGCAGGGCTCAAGCGCTGGCAATGGTGGGTTTTAGTGGCACTCAACATTTTCTTCCTCATTGCTGGCCAATCTGCTGCTGTCCTTCTAGGGAGATTCTATTATGATCAGGGTGGCAATAGTAAATGGATGTCCACCCTGGTACAAACTGCTGCTTTCCCCATTCTTTTCATCCCACTTTTTCGTCTGTCTCCCTCCCATGAGCCTTCTACTATTTCTGCCTCACCTTCTATTGTCACTCTCACAATAATCTATTTCCTACTTGGAGTGCTTATAGCTGCTGACAACATGCTATATTCAGTTGGATTGTTGTACCTCTCTGCTTCTACTTATTCTCTTGTTTGTGCTACCCAATTGGCATTTAATGCGGTTTTCTCTTTCTTCATTAATAAGCAAATGTTCACTTCTTTGATACTTAATTCCGTGGTGCTTCTCTCATTGTCTGCTTCTCTAATTGCCGTAAATGATGATTCTGGTGAACCATCTGGAGCCTCTAAGTTGAAGTATGCCATTGGGTTTATTTGTACCCTTGGTGCTTCTGCAATGTACTCTCTTTTGCTTTCCGTCATGCAGCTTACCTTCCAGAAGGTTCTGAAAAAGGAAACGTTTTCTGTGGTTTTGGAAATGCAGATTTATacatcagttgtagccacttgTGCTTCTGTTGTGGGGCTTTTTGCAAGCGGGGAATGGAAGACACTGAGTGGAGAAATGGTGAGTTTTGGTAAGGGAAGTGTTTCTTATGTGATGACTTTGGTTTGGACGGCTGTGGCTTGGCAGATCTGTTCTGTTGGTGTAGTTGGCTTAATTTTTACTGTTTCTTCTCTCTTCTCAAATGTTATTAGTACCGTGGCTTTGGCTCTTGTTCCTATTGCTTCTCTCATAGTTTTCCATGACCAAATGAACGGTGTGAAGGTGATCGCTATGCTTCTGGCCCTCTGGGGATTTGCATCTTATATCTACCAGAATTACCTTGATGACTGTGAGGCAAGAAGAACAATAGTTAATGCTAATGAAACCCTTAATGATTCTTCTGTGTGA
- the LOC131166175 gene encoding probable purine permease 11 isoform X1 codes for MNDKAFFFFFTFYDTDAKLELCLCTDIQEPILVKGGEMTSKLPLAGLKRWQWWVLVALNIFFLIAGQSAAVLLGRFYYDQGGNSKWMSTLVQTAAFPILFIPLFRLSPSHEPSTISASPSIVTLTIIYFLLGVLIAADNMLYSVGLLYLSASTYSLVCATQLAFNAVFSFFINKQMFTSLILNSVVLLSLSASLIAVNDDSGEPSGASKLKYAIGFICTLGASAMYSLLLSVMQLTFQKVLKKETFSVVLEMQIYTSVVATCASVVGLFASGEWKTLSGEMVSFGKGSVSYVMTLVWTAVAWQICSVGVVGLIFTVSSLFSNVISTVALALVPIASLIVFHDQMNGVKVIAMLLALWGFASYIYQNYLDDCEARRTIVNANETLNDSSV; via the coding sequence ATGAATGacaaagcctttttttttttttttaccttttacGACACTGATGCCAAACTTGAATTGTGTTTATGTACAGATATTCAAGAACCAATCCTAGTCAAAGGTGGAGAAATGACTAGCAAGTTACCATTGGCAGGGCTCAAGCGCTGGCAATGGTGGGTTTTAGTGGCACTCAACATTTTCTTCCTCATTGCTGGCCAATCTGCTGCTGTCCTTCTAGGGAGATTCTATTATGATCAGGGTGGCAATAGTAAATGGATGTCCACCCTGGTACAAACTGCTGCTTTCCCCATTCTTTTCATCCCACTTTTTCGTCTGTCTCCCTCCCATGAGCCTTCTACTATTTCTGCCTCACCTTCTATTGTCACTCTCACAATAATCTATTTCCTACTTGGAGTGCTTATAGCTGCTGACAACATGCTATATTCAGTTGGATTGTTGTACCTCTCTGCTTCTACTTATTCTCTTGTTTGTGCTACCCAATTGGCATTTAATGCGGTTTTCTCTTTCTTCATTAATAAGCAAATGTTCACTTCTTTGATACTTAATTCCGTGGTGCTTCTCTCATTGTCTGCTTCTCTAATTGCCGTAAATGATGATTCTGGTGAACCATCTGGAGCCTCTAAGTTGAAGTATGCCATTGGGTTTATTTGTACCCTTGGTGCTTCTGCAATGTACTCTCTTTTGCTTTCCGTCATGCAGCTTACCTTCCAGAAGGTTCTGAAAAAGGAAACGTTTTCTGTGGTTTTGGAAATGCAGATTTATacatcagttgtagccacttgTGCTTCTGTTGTGGGGCTTTTTGCAAGCGGGGAATGGAAGACACTGAGTGGAGAAATGGTGAGTTTTGGTAAGGGAAGTGTTTCTTATGTGATGACTTTGGTTTGGACGGCTGTGGCTTGGCAGATCTGTTCTGTTGGTGTAGTTGGCTTAATTTTTACTGTTTCTTCTCTCTTCTCAAATGTTATTAGTACCGTGGCTTTGGCTCTTGTTCCTATTGCTTCTCTCATAGTTTTCCATGACCAAATGAACGGTGTGAAGGTGATCGCTATGCTTCTGGCCCTCTGGGGATTTGCATCTTATATCTACCAGAATTACCTTGATGACTGTGAGGCAAGAAGAACAATAGTTAATGCTAATGAAACCCTTAATGATTCTTCTGTGTGA